In Shewanella psychrotolerans, the genomic stretch CGCTGTCACAGGCAAAGCTCGATACTGAGCAGGAGTTAATAACCTTGTTCGCTTTGGTCGACGCTAATTCCTTTTACTGCAGCGCTGAACAGGTATTTCGTCCCGAATGGCGTGGAAAGGCAATAGTGGTGCTCAGTAATAACGATGGGTGTATTGTCGCGGCTAATCGGCAGGCTAAGGAAGCGGGGATAAGCAAGTTCGTCCCCTACTTTCAGGTAAAGTCATTATGTCAGCAGAAAGGCGTGATTGCTCTGTCATCCAACTATGAGCTATACGGCTCTCTTTCTGCCGCCATGATGGAAGTTATTGGTCGGTTTGCGCCTGAGCAACACATTTATAGTATTGATGAGTCATTTTTATCTTTCAGAAACCTTTACCCGGCTATCCCCTGTCTAATATCTCACGGTCATAAAATCCGCAGAGCCGTATGGAAAGAAGCAAGGTTGCCGGTGTGTGTAGGTATAGGAGAAACACTCACACTAGCCAAAGTAGCAAACCATGCGGCTAAACACCTACCAGGCTACGCCGGCGTTTGTGCTATCACCACAGATGAGGAGCGCAGTTATATTCTCGAGCAAATGGAGACTCAAGATGTATGGGGAGTGGGTAAGCGTATTGCGAAACGCCTGGCGGCTCTTCGTATCAATACTGCATTAGACTTGGCCCGGCTTGAACCGAGTATTGCACGCCAGCAATTTAGTATTGAGCTCGAGCGCACAGTAAGAGAACTCAATGGCATTCCATGCAAAGGATGGGATGCAGCAAGGGCTGATAAAAAGCAGATTTTTTCAACGAGGAGTATGGGTAACCGTATTTCCGATAAGGCATCCCTACTCCAAGCTATCACCAAGCATGTCGCTATCGCAGCAGCCAAAGCAAGGCAACAAGGTTCCCTTTGCAAAACGTTACTCGTCTTTGCGAGTAACTCACCGTTTGATGAGCGGCCGGCAGGATTTAAAATCACGCTCCCTCTCGAGTTACCAACGAATGATACATGCGAATTGATAGAAAAGGCAGTGCGTGACAGTAGTCTTAGATTTCAGCCAGGGGTACGTTACTACAAAGTTGGCGTAGGCCTGGTTGAGTTATGTAGCGAAAAGCACTTTCAACGAGATTTATTCAATCAACCTAAGAGTCCCGCGCTAATGGTGGCGCTTGATTGTATCAACGCGCGTTATGGAACTGACTCACTTTTTGTTGCTGGCCAAGGCGTAGCCCCGAAATGGCAAATGAAGCGAGACTTGCTAACACCGCAATATACGACACGGTGGTCACACATTCCAAAGATAAAGTGCTAAATAATAGATTGAATGCGCAACCTTTCGGTCTAGAAATAGCTATGCAGCTTTTACTTGCTAAATTCTAAAGCTTCACCGAATGAAGACCTGTGCGACGTAAGTTGTCGCGGCTTGCAAATATAATTCATGTGCATTAAATAACAGATTTTATGGTTGCATAAGTTTTATATTGGCGTTGAGTTCGCGACTATATCAAATGTCAATTTTAAATTCATTTTTAGGATATAGAATGTCATTAGCTGCCTTTTCAATTTCACTTTTACATTCAGATAGACCATCTTCAAGGATAGTTCGAATTGGCATCCACTTATAGGCATTAAATAGTATAAGTGGCCTCGTTACAGAAACAGCTTGGATGTAATAACTATCCTCATCATTTCTATTCTTTCCAAGAATATCTTCATTAACTCGTGAAACTAATGAATCATTAAATTGTAGAAGTTTACTACTCTTCGATAAAAAATATTCATCATACAAGTAGTATGCATAAACAGCGGTTGCTGATTGTCGTTTATATGGGTCACTCAAAGATTGTCCAAACTGATTTTTTATTGCAGATAATAATTCCGCTTGGGATAAGGCTCCCTTAAACACACGTTTAGACTTCATGTATACAACACGATCTTCTGAATTTAAAATCAACTCATGTACATATCTTTTTTTTGCAGGTATATTATTACGTGCATTGTTGAGTATAATACTCTTGATGGGGAACTTATTCTTGATCCAAGTGTTTATTTTAAAATTATATTCATGATTTCTGTTGAAAGCATAGTATTTTTCTCCCTTTGGGATGTGCTTGTAACATTCTTTTGCCATTAGGTTAATTATAGGGATGGAATACTTCTTTTCAATTTCGAAGTCTGCTATCTTAAAATCCCCGGATAAATACTGATTAACAGGTATTTTCATTCCTAGGTATACATCGCCAAACTCAATTTTATCATGCCCCCCAATTTTAAAGTATTTATTATCGGGCATTTTAGCTTCAGAAAATACAAATGGTGCCAAAAAAAGCTGAAGTAACAAAAAAAACTTAAAAAAATTCATTTTAACCTCTCCACATAAAATAATTTATATTTTTTTAAACAACCATGATTTACTAACGGTTCGTTCTTCTTCACCGAATCAAGCAACAAAGCCTAATAGACTACAAATTAAATGGTTTAGCATTTTTTATAGTATCTTCCTCTAGTTTATCTAGTCTGATTTTAAATTCAGTTACACATTTTCGCCTCAGGCTTCTCAGCTCATCAAAAAAAGGTTGGTAGTCCTTTATTGCCATAAATGCTACACCTTTATTGAACTCGGAGGATGCTGAAACAATTAATAGGTGGTTGCCTTTTAATGGGGTTATATTGTCATTATGTTCTATACTGGAGAAGTTATTTAGAAGTTGAAGCAAATCGTTCATGTTTGAATATAAGGCAGTTATCCAAATGTGATCCAACTTATCTTCACTAAAGTTGATATCAGTGAATATAATTGATTTAATCTCTTTTTTCTTTTTATAAATATACTTTGGATCACCAAAGCGATCAAATATTGCATCTATCACTACACCCTCTGCAACGTCACTATACTTTTTACGAACAGTAATAGCTGTTATACTATTATTTGAATTCAACAAAATATTGACATCGTTATAGGGTTCAAGCAGAGTAACAATCTTATAATTCAGTTTGTAGAAATCGCTTATACCTAGATTACTAGTAAAAGCTTCAGGGAATGTTTTTTTAAATTCATTTATCTGCTCTTGGTGAGGCTTGCGACAAAAATCTAAAGCATTACCGATATTTACATTCTCGTTTAATCCTGTTTGTATTATCTCACCATTGCTTAACACTATTTCTCTAGCTTTAATTTCAGCTATTTTATTCCCAAGGGAGATGCTCCCGATAGTAAAGGTTTCAGGTGAGTTACCAGTTATTTTACTAGTGTTGTTAGCGCTTGATTGGATAGAGAATGAAACTGCTAATATGATTCCGAAGACCTTAATAATCTTCCTAGAATAATTCATTTCATGACTCCTTGTCTTTTATGATGAAATTAGCATTCAGTTTATAATTAAAAAGGATAGTTCAGTAATAACCATTATGCAATGTTCATGCAATTTTTGATTAACTTAAAGAAGTGTATCAGTCCGCAAAAGTTATCAGCTATCATTTTTCATGTACTTCTGTAGTGTTTTCTGGTCAATCTGAAGGTTTTTACCGGCATTACTCCAAGTCCCAAATTGGCGTTTCGCAGCCCTTGCTAGCTCATACTTAAAAAGCTTGTCTAATTCATCTTTTGTCGTATTAGACAAGTCACCAAAATTAAATTTGGTTCCTTCATTCTCCTCAATGTTATCAAACTCTTGTAGCGAGCAGATGGCTTTGGAAAGTGCTTCAGTCGGGCTATAGCTATTCATGTATGCACAGGTAATAAAAGCAAGCTTCTTCAGGTCTCGAAGATTGCCAGCCAATGACGGCTCTAATAGTTTATTCAATTGTCTAGATATCGGCACGTCATTTGGCAAATTCGGATTGATGTTTACTTCTCCCCATATTTTTTCCAGTCGTCTGGTAAGTCTTCTCTACAGACCCTCAGCGGAGGGATTGTGATTATTAGCATGGAGATCCGGTCAAAGAAATCGGCATCTAAAGTAGTGGCTAGTTCCTTAATGGTTTTATTACTTGCGCAAACCAATTCAAAGTCAGATGTTTCTTCCTTGTCACTTCCAACTGAACGATAGTAGCGGCGATTCATTTCTGAAGTAGAAGCTTTGCCTAAATTTGGATCTATTACTTCTGAGAGGCATAGCTAGAAGTTGGACATTTCCGAGTTACGATCTATAAATCATTCTAGTTTTTCGGGTTACTTCTCGTATTGCAAGCGCACGACCAGCTTAAATGTGGCTGGTCAATCATGTCCGCCTCAAGGTAACGTCACTTTAGCAAATGTCCTATATTAGAATTTTTGCATTATTAAGGTAATATATTATCTAGGTGTAGTTCTAGAACCGTACTAGATATGAATATCCGTGTTATTATCTTGTAACTAGAGCCATTTAGATGGACGATACTTCCCTCAGTATTTTTACTCTGTAGTTCTTTAGAATTAATAATGCAGCTAGGCGAACCACTTAAAAAAACAAGTTTGTACGTTTCTGGAATTGGATGAATTGTAATGATGTTGATCTTTCCCTGATGTTTCTTAATTCGATTCTTAACATCATTTAAATAGTTCTGACTTTGCTTACTTAACATATATTTCCTTATATTTATTGATAATCATTTAGTTTGGTTAAAACAGTTTTGAATTGATTGCACATTTTGTTCGGACATTAAAATACCTCCTTATTGAAAAAGAATAATTTTTTTAGAAGATGTAAGGGTAGTGACGAGGGTAGTTTGAATATAAGAATAGAAGCTCATGTTCTATAATGACATAAACACGCTGCAAATACAAGTGGTTCTCATTTGCGTTAATTCTGAATAATAGAGAAGACCGCTCGCTCTCAGACAATTATTGGACATTTTCGAGTTAAAGCCTTAACTCTAACATGTCAGTTTCGGATAAAAATTTCTATGGGATAACGCCGCCATCAACTGCGTAGCAACATGGCACGTCTGTGTGCGGCACGCACAAAGCGTGACAAGTTGCGGAGTCAGATTGCATGGCCTTGTTATGCTGTTGTTTGTTGAAGTTCTACTTCTTGTTTTAATGACATAAGATCCCCAACTATCATGTAGGTATATACAACGTAACGATCGGCCTCCATCTTTGTAACAATCTCAGAGTGAGAACCTTTTTGAGCTGCTTGAAAAACTGCATCCAGCCGTTCACCTAGGAACTTCATATGAGAGCCAACAATATCTTGAAAGCGCTCTGAACTTGAATGCTCTTCGGCATAAGCTACCAATCGATTAATATATGCGTCTGGACCAAGCTTAATTACTTTTTCTTTCCCACGTACATCTATTTTTGCATCTTCTCTTGCTGGATATAAGGCATCAGCTAAGTCTTGCAGGACTCTGCGACAGCTATGAACAGCATTCGACCAATCTTCAGAGTTCTCTGATTCAAGATTATCGTAAATAGCTGAGAACTTTTGCAGTGAAGCCGGTACTAGATCAGCAATATTGTTATCAACTAGCAGCCGAATTCGAGAGAAACTATCTTCTGTGGCGATAGAATATTTCAACTCATAATACATATCACTGAGATATTTATAGATAAATGCTCTTCGTTGACCGGTTAAGACTGATGAATCACTTATTGATTTAGATAATTGTATTCTTTCTCCGGCATGTGCCGAGCGTTTTAAGCTTTCTCTATTAGTTTCAAGTCTACTTTCTAGGTTTTCAATTGATTCTAGCTTTGCGTAGCTTTTAACTTCACCATCTTTATTTTTTCTGTAAATACGACCAGCTTTATCAGCTAGTCGCCATACTTCTTTAGATACGCCGTCAGGATCCGAAGGGTAACCCCCAACCTCATAAAGAAAAATATTTTGCATATCTAAGTCGCCGCTTATTCGAGCTATTCGGCTAGCCTTTAGCGCAATAGAAGTTAAAGTGGCCTCCGATAGCTCCAATTCTCTAAGAGCTTCATCAGCTAATGTTAAAGCTTCTTTAGCAATTTCAGATTTACTTGCCATATATTCCCTCTAAGGCATAACAACTTATTAGCGAGACCTTGTAAGGTACGCTACCTTGTAAGGTAGGAGACCAAGCATGTATAAACATACTAGCAAGACTCAAAAAAAATTATCGTAAATCATACAGTAAGGTAAATACGGCCTCAGCACAATGCGAACAGGGTGATGTATCGGTTCAACACATCCCTGATCTTCGTAGAGTTATCGAAATTACAGATTACGACAATGGTGTACCAACCAAGCACACGTTAGAGTTATATAAAACCAATCGTATTGACTGCTACAGAGTAATAGTCGATGGCAAGCTTTGGAAAGAACATATTGGGTGGAGCAACATTCTTGCAGGCATTAGAAAAGCACTACCAAGATTATCTAGAGAATAGTAAGCCTCTAGAACAGTAGACACTTTGTAGCATTACTAAAATTAGGTCAACAGTCCAATACCAAGCAGAGCTAGTTCAGCCATGCGAAACAAGGAAAGGGGCATAAGTGAGTCAGCGCAGACTCGCTGACTCGAAAATGGACATTTTCGAGTTAGGACTGTTGCTCTAATGACAGCATTTCAGATTACCAAAAGTATGAAAAAGCTCTAAACCAGCGGCCAGTTTTACTTGACCACTACAGACTGCTTCCCTCCAGAGTGAATGATTTCACTCTTTTTTACTGCTAAAAATTTGATTAATCCAATCAGCACATATCTGGATGTAAAGTACAGCACCTTGATACAAATCATTACTGCCATGCGCGGCTGCATTTCTCATGATTGGTAGTAGCTCTATCATGTCTTCAACGTACATATCAGGGTTAAGCTCATCATACTCAATATGCCTGAATCCACTATCTTTTACCCAGCCACTTCTTATGGCGCGCTTTATTAGCTTGGGGAAAGGCCATTTCTTCTTGCCTGTTTTAACCTTTAGAGCATGTTCAATAAGGATGTAAGTTTTGAGTTTTACGACAGGATCTAATGAGTATGAGTACCATGTATAAATGGCTAGATTCTTGGTTACATTAAATTGAGACTGAATTTCCTCTGGCACTCCAGCAATTAGCGTGATTTCATCAAGAGCCGAGTAGAGGCATTCAAGAGTAAACCTTGTACCTGTAACTTGCTCCAAAAGCGCGTGTCTTTCATCTGGCTTGTTTATTTCACTGAACTTTATAAATTCTTCCATAATCTATTCTTTGTAGGTATCACTTTCAAATAAGAGGGCATAAGTGTGTGTTCAATGAAAGCCGAGCCATGAGCGCACATGTGGTGCCCAACGATTGATATCAGGTGTCATAATTAGGGTTTTATATGTCTTGTGGCTGAGCATCAACACGAAACATTTAGTGGATGTCAGCATATTCCCTCAAATAACTGTTAGCAATACTACATCTGACCTACCTAGTTTGCCGTAAACTCCAAAACCGATTGAAACCAATAATGCCCAAGCTTTATACAAGTGCTTTTATTAGCAGACAAGTGACTTTTACTTATCAGTGTCAGCTAAACAAACATTGTCTCGATACCGGGTATTGAGCTGCTTTATATTAGCTCTGTGGAGGATTTCCGCTCGTAGGATAGTGATTGAGTTTGCAGCATGTACGCCAATGCTATTTTTTCCCATATTGATCACTTCTATAGGTGGCAATTGATTGCCATCAACATCATAGATGTTATCAAGGTACAGTGATTCGCCTTCAGCACGTGTAAGTATTAGCATTATACGTCCTTGTTTAATGTGTAGAGCTATTAGTGTAGAACACAAAGAAAAATAAGCATAATACACTGGCGCTCCCTCTCTCAGGGTAACCTGTTGGTAAGTATGGTTTTTAACCAAACAGGTGTAACTGATTGAGATTTTGACAGGCATTAGTAATACGCAATAATTCTAACGATAAGCATCGAATCTTGAACGGTAACCTCACCACTTACCAACAACTTAATTCCTATTGCCAATCATTGTTCTTTCTGGCGACTACATTCTCTTGTAAAAACTTGAATCACCCTTTTATCCGGTATCACCATAGTTTTATCATTAGAAGGCAAGTAAAAAACTGTCTTGTTATCGCGATATCTAAGTAGGTTTCCGCAGTGACTCACAAACTGACCATCAGCACCCTCAACCTGAATGATGTGATTGCCATCTTTCTTGTAATTCTCTGAGTTTGCTCGCGCAGAATGATGCACGACCAGCATGAGCAGTATGAGCCCCAAAGGACTTAGGGTTAACAACACAACGGTTGAATTGAATCGATTCGGAAGCATTTGAATTAAGAGGTGTGAATAGTTGCTTATAGCCGCCGCTAATAAACTGCTCAACAAGGAAAGGATAACTACTGCGACGAGATTTCTAGCTGCAATTGACGTTAAGTACATGCCCCCAATCGTCAGGTAATCGAGAGGCGAACCAAGAAGCTCGTAGTAGGACAAATGAAAAGCCTCTAGAAACGAGGCGTCATAAATGAACCCTATCACGTATGTGATGGTAATCACCGCAGACAAAGCAAAACTAGCTAGTTTGAGCATGTTCCTAATCCCTTAATGACATGTTGGCCGATAGCCTAAAGCGCCCTTGCGATTGTGTAAACCACTACTGTTCGCACATCTCTATATCCCTTTCTGCTTTCTTCTACATATCCTCTTAAGCGTGTTAAGAGTCATGGGCGCAGTTTTGTTTTTTTGAAACAGCAACTAGAGCGGTTCAAAATTTGATCAATCATAAATTAAAAACACCTATCTAGACAGCTAGTTGAAGAGCACTTTCAAAAATTAAGAATATTTAATGTAGAAAAATGCCTATTTTGAGATGAAAAACGAACGGGGCCACTTAGAAAAATAAACATTGACTGCTAAGTCTTTAAAGCAGAAAGAAAAACTTATTCACAGCATATTCACTCCGGTTGCGTGAGTAAATTGTCAGACTGCTATTTTGTAACAAAACATTAAAAATAAACAAGCAGACAAAAGCATATAAAACAATCACTTAGAGTATTTGGCTTTATTTGGTTTCAAAAAATTTCGAAGTCTGATTTAGTGTTTTTATCCA encodes the following:
- a CDS encoding carbon storage regulator, translating into MLILTRAEGESLYLDNIYDVDGNQLPPIEVINMGKNSIGVHAANSITILRAEILHRANIKQLNTRYRDNVCLADTDK
- a CDS encoding Y-family DNA polymerase, producing MFALVDANSFYCSAEQVFRPEWRGKAIVVLSNNDGCIVAANRQAKEAGISKFVPYFQVKSLCQQKGVIALSSNYELYGSLSAAMMEVIGRFAPEQHIYSIDESFLSFRNLYPAIPCLISHGHKIRRAVWKEARLPVCVGIGETLTLAKVANHAAKHLPGYAGVCAITTDEERSYILEQMETQDVWGVGKRIAKRLAALRINTALDLARLEPSIARQQFSIELERTVRELNGIPCKGWDAARADKKQIFSTRSMGNRISDKASLLQAITKHVAIAAAKARQQGSLCKTLLVFASNSPFDERPAGFKITLPLELPTNDTCELIEKAVRDSSLRFQPGVRYYKVGVGLVELCSEKHFQRDLFNQPKSPALMVALDCINARYGTDSLFVAGQGVAPKWQMKRDLLTPQYTTRWSHIPKIKC